One region of Streptomyces sp. CG4 genomic DNA includes:
- a CDS encoding WGR domain-containing protein, whose translation MATASAVSTTYLELSQEGGGAHKFYEVTVDGQMVTVRYGRIGAPGQIQTTTFPTAEKAGAAAARKVGEKVRKGYAPAVQGQRAPRPVTRRQVSSAPSTARAVAPVLWRFRTGSAAFGIHVDDEHCWVGNQAGDVYTLGHDGAVLARFSLPDGVKCLVADDFWIYAGCDDGKVYDLSSKLPFAAYDIAADVDIFWLDIHEGILNVSDRDGRLTVIDHEDEHQWARRSQGEHAWMVRADDRAVYHGHHRGVTAYAPDGGRELWHTATKGSVLFGWQEDDAVYAGTGHRVVQRLSKATGAIEATYACDSAVYSCATSPGGRFVFAGDAASSVYCFDQDGTRLWKLGTGGGSALSMQYRDERLYLVTTEGSLVCVDASETAITAAQQGTVPVARDVKLAAALPTYAPATAVAAVSTVAQAPAGAVVVECVQESGRLRVHVVSDGYDASWNVQFPRAIREPGARYVVDALHPAAGGFYRVRGDIRRLL comes from the coding sequence ATGGCCACGGCGTCCGCGGTGTCGACGACGTATCTGGAGCTGTCGCAGGAGGGCGGCGGCGCCCACAAGTTCTACGAAGTGACCGTCGACGGGCAGATGGTGACGGTGCGGTACGGCAGGATCGGCGCCCCCGGGCAGATCCAGACGACGACGTTCCCGACGGCCGAGAAGGCCGGCGCGGCCGCCGCGCGGAAGGTGGGGGAGAAGGTCCGCAAGGGCTACGCCCCCGCAGTCCAGGGGCAGCGTGCTCCGCGCCCGGTGACCCGGCGTCAGGTCAGCTCGGCCCCGTCCACCGCGCGAGCCGTGGCGCCCGTGCTGTGGCGGTTCCGCACCGGCTCCGCAGCGTTCGGCATCCATGTGGACGACGAGCACTGCTGGGTGGGCAATCAGGCGGGCGACGTCTACACCCTGGGCCACGACGGCGCCGTCCTCGCCCGCTTCAGCCTGCCGGACGGGGTGAAGTGCCTGGTCGCCGACGACTTCTGGATCTACGCGGGCTGTGACGACGGCAAGGTCTACGACCTCTCCTCCAAGCTGCCGTTCGCCGCGTACGACATCGCCGCCGACGTCGACATCTTCTGGCTGGACATCCACGAGGGCATCCTGAACGTCTCGGACCGCGACGGCCGGCTCACCGTCATCGACCACGAGGACGAACACCAGTGGGCCCGCCGCAGCCAGGGCGAGCACGCCTGGATGGTCCGCGCCGACGACCGGGCCGTCTACCACGGCCACCACCGGGGCGTCACCGCCTACGCACCCGACGGCGGCCGCGAGTTGTGGCACACGGCCACCAAGGGCAGCGTGCTCTTCGGCTGGCAGGAGGACGACGCCGTCTACGCGGGCACCGGGCACCGCGTGGTCCAGCGGCTGTCGAAGGCCACCGGCGCGATAGAGGCGACATACGCCTGCGACAGCGCGGTCTACTCGTGCGCCACCTCCCCGGGCGGCCGGTTCGTCTTCGCCGGCGACGCCGCGTCGTCCGTCTACTGCTTCGACCAGGACGGCACGCGTCTGTGGAAGCTCGGCACGGGCGGCGGCTCGGCGCTGTCGATGCAGTACCGCGACGAGCGGCTGTACCTGGTGACCACCGAGGGCTCGCTCGTCTGCGTCGACGCGAGCGAGACCGCCATCACCGCGGCCCAGCAGGGCACGGTACCGGTGGCACGGGACGTCAAGCTCGCCGCGGCCCTGCCCACTTACGCACCCGCCACCGCCGTGGCCGCGGTCTCCACCGTCGCCCAGGCCCCGGCCGGCGCCGTGGTGGTCGAGTGCGTCCAGGAGAGCGGCCGCCTTCGGGTGCACGTGGTGTCCGATGGCTACGACGCTTCCTGGAACGTCCAGTTCCCGCGTGCCATACGGGAGCCGGGCGCCCGCTACGTCGTGGACGCCCTGCACCCGGCGGCCGGCGGCTTCTACCGCGTCCGCGGGGACATCCGGCGCCTGCTCTGA
- a CDS encoding TetR family transcriptional regulator, protein MSTKPGVSTKPPSSLTERRKAATQLEIAHAAAELFATQGPHATTAEEIARHAGVALRTFYRYFRSKQDAVSPLLADGADRWRALLEAAEPGTDLSRALQTAVEQSLAAPDEEAARALLRTRGLLRAAAGDPALRAVWYRVNQESEERLVPVVARLADGRLEAMQVRLVAAAATDAIRIALETWADTEAGVTGEAAPAALAIDCLHQLVGGMGALRPGGPGGDSES, encoded by the coding sequence GTGAGCACCAAGCCCGGGGTGAGCACCAAGCCGCCCTCCTCCTTGACCGAGCGCCGCAAGGCCGCCACCCAGCTCGAGATCGCGCACGCGGCGGCCGAGCTGTTCGCCACACAGGGACCGCACGCGACCACGGCCGAGGAGATCGCCCGGCACGCGGGCGTGGCGCTGCGCACCTTCTACCGCTACTTCCGCTCCAAGCAGGACGCGGTGAGCCCGCTGCTCGCCGACGGCGCCGACCGATGGCGAGCCCTGCTGGAGGCGGCGGAGCCGGGCACCGACCTTTCCCGGGCGCTGCAGACCGCGGTGGAGCAGTCTCTGGCGGCGCCGGACGAGGAGGCCGCACGAGCGCTGCTGCGGACCCGCGGACTGCTGCGGGCGGCGGCCGGCGATCCCGCCCTGCGCGCGGTCTGGTACCGCGTCAACCAGGAGTCCGAAGAGCGGCTCGTGCCGGTCGTCGCCCGCCTCGCGGACGGACGTCTCGAGGCGATGCAGGTCCGACTGGTCGCGGCGGCGGCCACGGACGCGATCCGGATCGCGCTGGAGACCTGGGCCGACACGGAAGCCGGAGTCACGGGCGAAGCCGCACCGGCGGCGCTGGCGATCGACTGCCTGCACCAACTCGTCGGCGGAATGGGTGCGTTGCGGCCCGGCGGGCCGGGCGGCGACAGCGAGAGTTAG
- a CDS encoding SDR family NAD(P)-dependent oxidoreductase, whose amino-acid sequence MNRYEGRRALITGGGSGIGQATVLRLLAEGGTVVAADVSERGLKDTVAKAGAHAGRLTTVVVDVADETSVREGVAAAVAALGGLDVLVNAAGILRSSHTHETSLADFTRILQVNLVGTFLVIRESLPALLAGRDAAVVNFSSTSARFAHPYMAAYAASKGGIQSMTHALAAEYAKQGIRFTAVQPGSISSGMTDGSGASGQSTGPGLPDDADMTLFAKLSPALGQGFAGPATVASVVAMLASADGKFVTGTEIRIDGGTHF is encoded by the coding sequence ATGAACCGCTACGAAGGCCGTCGAGCGCTGATCACCGGGGGCGGCTCGGGCATCGGCCAGGCGACCGTGCTGCGGCTCCTCGCCGAGGGCGGCACCGTCGTGGCCGCGGACGTGAGCGAGCGCGGCCTGAAGGACACGGTGGCGAAGGCCGGAGCGCACGCCGGCCGGCTCACCACGGTCGTCGTCGACGTCGCCGACGAGACCTCCGTACGCGAGGGTGTCGCCGCCGCCGTCGCCGCGCTCGGCGGTCTGGACGTGCTGGTGAACGCGGCCGGGATCCTGCGCTCCTCGCACACCCACGAGACGAGCCTCGCGGACTTCACCCGCATCCTGCAGGTCAATCTCGTCGGCACCTTCCTCGTCATCCGCGAGTCCCTGCCGGCACTGCTGGCCGGCCGGGACGCGGCGGTCGTCAACTTCAGCTCCACGTCGGCCCGGTTCGCGCACCCGTACATGGCGGCGTACGCGGCGAGCAAGGGCGGCATCCAGTCGATGACGCACGCCCTCGCCGCCGAGTACGCGAAGCAGGGCATCCGCTTCACCGCCGTCCAGCCCGGCTCCATTTCCTCCGGGATGACCGACGGCAGCGGCGCCAGCGGACAGAGCACCGGTCCGGGCCTGCCCGACGACGCCGACATGACGCTGTTCGCCAAGCTCTCCCCGGCCCTCGGGCAGGGCTTCGCCGGCCCCGCGACGGTGGCATCGGTCGTCGCCATGCTCGCCTCGGCGGACGGGAAGTTCGTCACCGGCACGGAGATCCGCATCGACGGCGGCACCCACTTCTGA
- a CDS encoding ABC-F family ATP-binding cassette domain-containing protein, whose product MIVARDVELRAGARLLLSDTSFTVSPGDRIGLVGRNGAGKTTLLTALAGHSRPAAGTITHTGPVGYLDQDSRAADPAMTVADRILSARGLDTALRELRTAEAAMAQAAGQTALERAMHAYARADAAFQVGGGYAAEAEAARTAAGVGLPERVMGEPVGALSGGQKRRVELARILFAGTSGTLLLDEPTNHLDADSVVWLRGFLRSHQGGLVVVSHDTALLADVVNRVFHLDAGRAAIDVHNTGWTTYTTRRATEERRRTRERAGVERKAAALHAQADRMKARSATATMARSMARRADRMLAALEPAGRAEKTARIRLPEPVPCGRTPLGAISLAKSYGDHRVLDGVDLAVDRGSRMVVLGLNGAGKTTLLRILAGAERPDAGRVVHGHGLRLGYFAQEHDTLDTSRTVLENLRAAAPHLETGEARRVLGAFLFGGDDADKPAGVLSGGERTRLALAGLVHSGANVLLLDEPTNNLDPVSRDEVLAAVDSYPGAIVMVTHDEGALDALRPDRVLLLPDAAEDLWSEDYRGLVALA is encoded by the coding sequence ATGATCGTCGCTCGCGATGTCGAACTGCGCGCCGGTGCGCGCCTTCTCCTGTCCGACACCTCCTTCACCGTCTCTCCCGGGGACCGCATCGGCCTCGTGGGCCGCAACGGTGCCGGAAAGACCACCCTGTTGACCGCGCTCGCCGGGCACTCCCGGCCCGCCGCCGGCACGATCACCCACACCGGTCCGGTCGGCTACCTCGACCAGGACTCCCGCGCCGCCGACCCTGCCATGACGGTCGCCGACCGGATCCTGTCCGCCCGCGGCCTCGACACCGCGCTGCGCGAACTGCGCACGGCCGAGGCGGCGATGGCCCAAGCCGCGGGCCAGACGGCTCTGGAGCGGGCGATGCACGCCTACGCCCGCGCGGACGCCGCCTTCCAGGTCGGCGGTGGCTACGCGGCCGAGGCCGAGGCCGCCCGGACGGCGGCCGGGGTCGGACTGCCCGAACGCGTCATGGGCGAGCCGGTGGGCGCCTTGTCCGGCGGCCAGAAGCGCCGCGTGGAGCTCGCCCGCATCCTGTTCGCCGGAACCTCCGGCACCCTGCTGCTGGACGAGCCCACCAACCACCTCGACGCGGACTCCGTCGTCTGGCTGCGCGGCTTCCTCCGGAGCCACCAGGGCGGACTGGTGGTCGTCAGCCACGACACCGCGCTCCTCGCCGACGTCGTCAACCGCGTCTTCCACCTGGACGCCGGCCGCGCCGCGATCGACGTCCACAACACCGGCTGGACCACGTACACGACCCGACGCGCGACGGAGGAGCGGCGCCGTACTCGGGAGCGGGCCGGGGTCGAGCGCAAGGCCGCCGCGCTGCACGCACAGGCGGACCGCATGAAGGCCCGCTCCGCCACCGCCACCATGGCCAGGAGCATGGCCCGCCGCGCCGACCGGATGCTGGCCGCGCTGGAACCCGCCGGGCGTGCGGAGAAGACCGCGCGGATCCGGCTGCCCGAGCCCGTACCGTGCGGGCGGACGCCGCTCGGCGCGATCAGCCTGGCCAAGTCCTACGGCGACCACCGGGTCCTCGACGGCGTGGACCTGGCGGTGGACCGGGGCAGCCGCATGGTCGTGCTCGGGCTCAACGGTGCCGGAAAGACCACCCTGTTGCGCATCCTCGCCGGCGCCGAACGGCCGGATGCCGGGCGCGTGGTGCACGGGCACGGACTGCGCCTCGGCTACTTCGCCCAGGAGCACGACACGCTCGACACCAGCCGTACGGTCCTGGAGAACCTGCGGGCCGCGGCGCCGCACCTGGAGACCGGTGAGGCGCGGCGGGTGCTGGGTGCGTTCCTGTTCGGCGGGGACGACGCGGACAAGCCCGCGGGTGTCCTGTCCGGCGGCGAGCGCACCCGGCTGGCGCTGGCCGGCCTGGTCCACTCCGGGGCAAATGTCCTGCTGCTGGACGAGCCGACCAACAACCTCGACCCGGTCTCCCGCGACGAGGTCCTGGCCGCGGTCGACTCGTACCCCGGCGCGATCGTGATGGTCACCCACGACGAGGGCGCCCTCGACGCCCTCCGCCCGGACCGCGTCCTGCTCCTGCCGGACGCGGCCGAGGACCTGTGGAGCGAGGACTATCGCGGCCTCGTGGCCCTCGCCTAG
- a CDS encoding DUF6882 domain-containing protein: MVLDGGWANPGLRGAEVVARIAAIERYGRACGIAELTQEVLDLSGFADSRRAAELLAFTGRGVAEAPGCIGVPAGGDTQVSFLPDDAQVPGPEPTRSPCPGPCSPEPG; this comes from the coding sequence GTGGTCCTGGATGGGGGCTGGGCCAACCCCGGTCTGCGGGGCGCCGAGGTGGTGGCCAGGATCGCCGCGATCGAGCGGTACGGACGGGCCTGTGGCATCGCCGAACTGACCCAGGAGGTCCTGGACCTGTCCGGCTTCGCCGATTCGCGGCGCGCGGCCGAACTGCTCGCGTTCACCGGCAGAGGAGTGGCCGAGGCGCCCGGGTGCATCGGTGTGCCCGCGGGCGGCGACACCCAGGTCTCCTTCCTCCCCGACGACGCGCAGGTCCCGGGCCCCGAGCCGACCCGGTCACCCTGCCCCGGACCCTGCTCGCCGGAGCCGGGCTGA
- a CDS encoding pyridoxal-phosphate dependent enzyme gives MAAALPVTFDDVRAAAARLEGVAHRTPVLTSRTLNALVGAEVFIKCENFQRAGAFKFRGAYNAAAQLSPERLAKGIAAYSSGNHAQAAALAARELGTTAVILMPEDAPALKREATAGYGAEIVTYDRYTEDRTALGKALAEDRGLVLIPPYDHPHVIAGQGTAALELLAETGPLGALLVPVGGGGLIAGSATAAKALHPGIRVIGVEPEEGDDTKRSLESGVRVTVPVPRTIADGQALSTPGEIPFEINRRLVDAIALVGDAEIVTAMRFAFERLKIVLEPSGATGLAALLAGHVDNLPPRIGIIASGGNIGTQRFSELIGE, from the coding sequence ATGGCCGCCGCACTGCCCGTAACGTTCGACGACGTCCGTGCGGCCGCCGCACGCCTCGAAGGCGTCGCCCACCGCACCCCTGTCCTCACCTCGCGCACCCTGAACGCCCTTGTCGGCGCTGAGGTGTTCATCAAGTGCGAGAACTTCCAGCGCGCCGGCGCCTTCAAGTTCCGCGGCGCGTACAACGCGGCCGCCCAGCTCTCCCCGGAACGGCTGGCGAAGGGCATCGCGGCCTACTCCTCCGGCAACCACGCCCAGGCCGCCGCCCTCGCCGCCCGCGAACTCGGCACCACCGCCGTGATCCTGATGCCCGAAGACGCCCCGGCCCTCAAGCGGGAAGCCACCGCGGGTTATGGCGCCGAGATCGTCACGTACGACCGCTACACCGAGGACCGTACCGCGCTCGGCAAGGCCCTGGCCGAGGACCGCGGCCTGGTGCTCATCCCGCCCTACGACCACCCCCACGTCATCGCCGGGCAGGGCACCGCGGCACTCGAACTCCTCGCCGAGACCGGCCCGTTGGGCGCCCTGCTCGTACCCGTCGGAGGCGGCGGCCTGATCGCCGGCAGCGCCACCGCCGCCAAGGCCCTGCACCCCGGGATCCGGGTCATCGGTGTGGAGCCGGAAGAGGGGGACGACACCAAACGCTCGCTGGAGAGCGGTGTCCGGGTCACCGTGCCCGTGCCCCGGACCATCGCCGACGGCCAGGCCCTGTCCACGCCCGGCGAGATCCCCTTCGAGATCAACCGGCGCCTGGTCGACGCCATCGCCCTGGTCGGCGACGCGGAGATCGTCACCGCCATGCGGTTCGCCTTCGAACGGCTGAAGATCGTTCTCGAACCCAGCGGTGCCACGGGCCTCGCCGCTCTCCTGGCCGGCCACGTCGACAACCTCCCGCCGCGCATCGGCATCATCGCCTCCGGCGGCAATATCGGCACCCAACGGTTCAGCGAACTCATTGGTGAATGA
- a CDS encoding aldo/keto reductase: MEYVKLGSSGLEISRLALGCMSYGVPDRGPHPWTLDEDAARPLIREALEAGITFFDTANSYSAGTSEEIVGRVLGELAQREDVVIATKVYFAVEDGAARSERPNRSGLSRKAIMTEIDHSLRRLGTDYVDLYQIHRFDPYTPVEETMEALYDVVRAGKARYIGASSMYAWQFAKLQHTAELHGWTKFVSMQNHYNLLYREEEREMLPLCADQGVGVIPWSPLARGRLTRDWDAASVRSETDNYGRTLYQPDDRQIVDAVAAIAERRGVPRAQVALAWVASRPGVTAPIVGATKSHHIPDALAALDLRLTDDEVRELQEPYTSRGISGH, encoded by the coding sequence ATGGAGTACGTCAAGCTCGGCTCGAGTGGCCTGGAGATCTCCCGGCTGGCGCTGGGCTGCATGAGCTACGGCGTTCCCGACCGCGGACCGCACCCGTGGACCCTGGACGAGGACGCCGCCCGCCCGCTCATCCGCGAGGCCCTGGAGGCGGGGATCACGTTCTTCGACACCGCCAACAGCTACTCCGCCGGCACCAGCGAGGAGATCGTCGGCAGGGTGCTGGGGGAGCTGGCCCAGCGCGAGGACGTCGTCATCGCCACCAAGGTCTACTTCGCCGTCGAGGACGGGGCGGCGCGCAGTGAGCGCCCCAACCGGTCGGGGCTGTCCCGCAAGGCGATCATGACCGAGATCGACCACAGCCTGCGCCGCCTCGGCACGGACTACGTCGACCTCTACCAGATCCACCGCTTCGACCCGTACACCCCGGTCGAGGAGACGATGGAGGCGCTGTACGACGTCGTCAGGGCGGGCAAGGCCCGCTACATCGGGGCGAGTTCGATGTACGCCTGGCAGTTCGCCAAGCTGCAGCACACCGCCGAGCTGCACGGCTGGACGAAGTTCGTCAGCATGCAGAACCACTACAACCTCCTCTATCGCGAGGAGGAGCGCGAGATGCTGCCGCTCTGTGCCGACCAGGGCGTCGGCGTGATTCCGTGGAGCCCGCTCGCCCGAGGCCGGCTCACCCGCGACTGGGACGCCGCCAGCGTGCGCAGCGAGACGGACAATTACGGCCGCACCCTGTACCAGCCGGACGACCGGCAGATCGTCGACGCCGTCGCCGCGATCGCCGAACGCCGTGGCGTTCCGCGGGCCCAAGTGGCCCTGGCCTGGGTCGCCTCCCGTCCGGGCGTCACCGCGCCCATCGTCGGTGCCACCAAGTCCCACCACATCCCGGACGCGCTCGCCGCGCTCGACCTCCGGCTCACCGACGACGAGGTCCGGGAGCTGCAGGAGCCGTACACGTCCAGGGGGATCAGCGGGCACTGA
- a CDS encoding SDR family oxidoreductase, translating into MTSIKDSVVLVTGGSRGLGKALVEELYTRGAAKVYATARDPRSVTHPDAVPLALEVTDPASVEAAAAQAQDVTILVNNAGISVGATSFLKAPVDDVRREFETNFYGPLLLTRAFVPVIERNGGGHLLNVHSVLSWLGVAGSYSATKAALWSQTNSLRLELRPRGIAVTGLHVGYIDTDMASNVDAPKSTPRDVAALALDGVESGAYEVLADDVTRNVKAGLSGDLAALYPQLAD; encoded by the coding sequence ATGACTTCGATCAAGGACTCTGTCGTACTGGTCACCGGCGGCAGCCGTGGCCTGGGCAAGGCGCTGGTGGAGGAGCTGTACACGCGCGGCGCCGCCAAGGTGTACGCGACGGCTCGCGACCCGCGCTCCGTGACCCACCCCGACGCCGTGCCGCTCGCCCTCGAGGTCACCGACCCGGCATCGGTCGAGGCCGCCGCGGCGCAGGCGCAGGACGTCACGATCCTGGTCAACAACGCGGGGATCTCCGTCGGCGCGACCTCCTTCCTCAAGGCCCCCGTCGACGACGTACGCCGCGAATTCGAGACCAACTTCTACGGACCGCTGCTGCTCACCCGCGCCTTCGTCCCGGTCATCGAGCGCAACGGCGGCGGACACCTCCTCAACGTCCACTCCGTGCTCTCCTGGCTCGGCGTCGCCGGCTCCTACAGCGCCACCAAAGCCGCGCTGTGGTCGCAGACCAACTCCCTGCGGCTCGAACTGCGGCCACGCGGCATCGCGGTCACCGGACTGCACGTCGGCTACATCGACACCGACATGGCCTCGAACGTCGACGCCCCCAAGTCCACCCCGCGGGACGTCGCTGCCCTCGCGCTGGACGGCGTCGAGTCCGGGGCGTACGAGGTGCTGGCGGACGACGTCACCCGGAACGTGAAGGCGGGCCTCTCCGGAGACCTGGCGGCGCTCTACCCCCAGCTGGCCGACTAG